One Castanea sativa cultivar Marrone di Chiusa Pesio chromosome 4, ASM4071231v1 DNA window includes the following coding sequences:
- the LOC142631634 gene encoding ABC transporter A family member 7-like, with protein MADPSAGSSSFWTQANALLRKNLTYQKRNIKENIRLISFPFFLCLLLVLLQALINQQLDKPSNNCGCKCTNTAGNGQCNEVCGLEYSDIDQAATCAIPNPPGFPPLLQIPSPEYRAVRTDFVPFTDLPDESCRSSGSCPATFLFTGNNQSLGQILAGSMIPSSLNWNDSNAAESLAINVDGSDTYTQTTNFLDSAFFSGDPILNVRSQCLSNSTISVSFMVNSVPVLGEVDCVQGLHLWRNSSSVVNDELYKGYRKGNSEEKINEITAAYDFLNSNENIFNVSIWYNSTYKNDSGQTSIALVRVPRSVNLASNAYLQFLQGPGTNILFESVKEMPKPGTKLRLDLSSLLGTLFFTWVILQLFPVILTSLVYEKEQRLRIMMKMHGLGDGPYWMISYAYFLFISLIYMLCFVIFGSLIGLNFFRMNDYSIQFVFYFIYVNLQISLAFLAAAMFSKVKTSAVVGYIFVFGTGLLGGFLFQFFVQDTSFPRAWIIVMELYPGFSLYRGLYEFSQASFTGNSLGTHGMRWGDLSNSVNGMKEVLIIMVVEWLVVIFVAYYIDQVVSSGSGKSPLFFLQKFRKKPPSLRNPSLQRQGSKVFVQMEKPDVSQETEKVEQLLLESNSSSAIIVDNLKKVYPGRDGNPAKFAVKGLSLAVTEGECFGMLGPNGAGKTSFISMMIGLTKPTSGAAYVQGMDIRTQMDGIYTSMGVCPQHDLLWETLTGREHLLFYGRLKNLKGSALTQAVEESLKSVNLFNGGVGDKKAGKYSGGMKRRLSVAISLIGDPKVVYMDEPSTGLDPASRSNLWNVVKRAKQNRAIILTTHSMEEAEVLCDRLGIFVDGSLQCIGNPKELKARYGGSYVFTMTTSSDHEQDVDNLVRHLSPNANKIYHISGTQKFELPKHDVRIADVFQAVENAKSRFTVFAWGLADTTLEDVFIKVARGAQAFNVLS; from the exons ATGGCGGACCCATCAGCTGGTTCTTCCAGCTTTTGGACTCAGGCCAACGCTCTCCTCAGAAAGAACCTCACATACCAG AAACGAAATATAAAGGAGAATATTCGGCTCATCTCTTTCCCATTTTTCCTCTGCTTGTTGCTTGTTCTCCTTCAAGCATTAATCAATCAACAGTTGGATAAGCCTTCAAATAATTGTGGCTGTAAATGTACTAATACAGCAGGGAATGGACAATGTAACGAAGTTTGTGGTTTAGAATACTCAGATATAGATCAAGCAGCAACTTGCGCAATTCCTAACCCTCCAGGATTTCCTCCTCTGTTACAAATACCATCTCCAGAATATCGTGCAGTGAGAACTGATTTTGTTCCATTCACAGACTTGCCAGATGAATCTTGCAGGAGTTCAGGATCCTGTCCTGCAACTTTCCTTTTCACTGGGAATAACCAGTCTCTTGGACAaa TTTTGGCTGGAAGTATGATCCCGAGTTCTTTGAACTGGAATGATTCCAATGCAGCTGAAAGTTTAGCTATTAATGTTGAT GGCTCGGATACATATACTCAAACAACCAATTTTCTTGATTCTGCTTTCTTTTCGGGCGATCCCATCCTCAATGTGCGTAGTCAGTGCTTGTCAAACTCTACGATTTCTGTTTCCTTTATGGTTAACTCCGTTCCAGTGCTGGGAG AGGTCGATTGTGTCCAAGGTTTACATTTGTGGCGCAATAGTTCTTCTGTGGTTAATGATGAGCTATATAAAGGTTACCGAAAAGGGAATTCAGAGGAGAAGATTAATGAAATAACTGCAG CTTATGATTTCTTAAACTCAAATGAGAATATTTTCAATGTGAGTATATGGTACAATTCAACCTATAAGAATGATTCAGGCCAAACATCTATTGCATTGGTGCGGGTTCCTCGCTCGGTGAATCTG GCTTCCAATGCATACCTTCAGTTTTTGCAAGGACCTGGTACAAATATACTATTTGAGTCTGTAAAAGAAATGCCCAAACCTGGAACAAAACTCAGGCTGGATCTGTCCTCTCTTCTTGGCACACTCTTCTTTACCTGGGTCATTCTACAGCTGTTCCCT GTCATCTTAACATCGCTGGTTTATGAGAAAGAACAGAGATTGAGAATAATGATGAAAATGCATGGGCTTGGTGATGGACCTTACTGGATGATTTCTTatgcttattttcttttcatatctTTGATCTACATGCTATGTTTTGTGATATTTGGCTCACTCATAG GGTTAAATTTCTTCAGAATGAATGACTACAGCAtccaatttgtattttatttcatttatgtAAACTTGCAAATTTCACTGGCGTTTCTTGCAGCTGCAATGTTTTCAAAAGTCAAGACTTCTGCAG TTGTTGGGTACATATTCGTTTTTGGAACTGGGCTTTTAGGAGGCTTTCTTTTCCAATTCTTTGTTCAAGATACATCATTCCCAA GAGCATGGATCATTGTGATGGAGTTATATCCTGGCTTCTCTCTATATCGTGGGTTATATGAGTTTTCACAGGCTTCCTTCACTGGAAACTCTTTGGGGACTCATGGGATGCGGTGGGGAGATTTGAGTAATAGCGTGAATGGGATGAAAGAGGTGTTGATCATCATGGTTGTTGAATGGTTGGTGGTGATTTTTGTTGCATATTACATAGATCAAGTTGTGTCATCAGGAAGTGGAAAGAGTCCTCtatttttcttacaaaaatttcGAAAGAAGCCTCCATCTTTGCGAAACCCTAGTTTGCAGAGGCAGGGATCTAAAGTTTTTGTTCAGATGGAGAAACCTGATGTCAGTCAAGAG ACGGAGAAGGTCGAGCAGTTGCTACTCGAATCAAACTCAAGTAGTGCCATCATCGTTGACAACCTCAAAAAAGTGTATCCAGGAAGGGATGGGAACCCTGCAAAATTTGCTGTAAAAGGCTTATCCCTTGCTGTGACTGAAGGGGAGTGCTTTGGTATGCTTGGCCCCAATGGTGCTGGCAAGACTTCTTTTATTAGTATG ATGATTGGTCTTACGAAGCCAACTTCTGGCGCAGCATATGTCCAGGGTATGGACATACGGACCCAAATGGATGGAATATATACCAGTATGGGTGTGTGCCCACAGCATGA CCTACTCTGGGAAACTCTTACGGGAAGGGAACACCTACTGTTTTATGGTAGGCTTAAGAACCTCAAAGGTTCTGCCTTAACACAA GCAGTGGAAGAATCTCTCAAGAGTGTCAATCTTTTTAATGGGGGAGTTGGTGACAAAAAAGCTGGAAAATATAGCGGAGGGATGAAAAGGAGGCTTAGCGTTGCTATTTCATTGATTGGTGATCCCAAA GTTGTTTATATGGATGAGCCCAGTACTGGCTTAGATCCAGCTTCAAGAAGCAACTTATGGAATGTTGTGAAGCGTGCAAAACAAAACCGGGCAATCATTCTCAcca CACATTCCATGGAAGAGGCAGAGGTTTTGTGTGATCGATTAGGAATTTTTGTAGATGGCAGCTTGCAGTGCATAGGGAATCCTAAAGAG CTTAAAGCTCGATACGGAGGATCTTATGTGTTTACAATGACAACATCCTCGGATCATGAGCAAGACGTGGATAACTTGGTGCGGCATCTCTCCCCAAATGCTAACAAGATATACCACATATCTGGAACCCAGAAGTTTGAGTTGCCTAAACATGATGTCAGAATTGCTGACGTATTCCAAGCAGTTGAGAATGCAAAAAGCAGGTTCACAGTTTTTGCATGGGGTCTAGCTGACACCACATTGGAGGATGTCTTCATCAAGGTTGCCCGTGGCGCCCAAGCATTCAATGTGTTGTCATGA
- the LOC142632051 gene encoding pentatricopeptide repeat-containing protein At1g08070, chloroplastic-like, with protein sequence MERYLLNVLHSSLHIKQFKQIHGLIVTNYPALTPFFVQGLLRLSIVVYARQVFDRIPQPSKILYDSLISKYSKLSLYKEALEAFVLMHDSGTRMVCSTIPPVMKSCTSLLAGELANEIHSLIVKYGFSSDVFVQTPLMDFYAKIGNIDSAKKVFDEIFVKDPICYNCLISGYSKSGDVVAAQRLFDEMSERTVVSWNSMISCYANNGHYREGLRMFERMQVERFRPNEISVATVLSICAKLRDLEMGLRVKKFIDENNLHINMIVSTALLEMYVKCGAVDDARQEFERMDRRDVVAWSAMIAGYAQNGRPSEALELFESLKSKQIKPNDVALVSVLSACSQLGSLEAGERIGNYVESQGFLFNVYVASALLDMYSKCGNISKARQIFNHMPQKDVVSWNSMIVGLAANGFAKEAINLFEKMKEIRVKPNDITFVGILTACTHAGLLELGLRIFRSMKSDHEITPTIEHYACVVDLFCRSGKLKDAHEFICRMEVEPNVVIWGTLLSASRIHSNLELAEFSVKKLLELEPENSGNYILLSNIYASAGRWEESLTVRNLMKINRVQKTSAYSWIEMDNKVHKFLVGDTSHPRSNDVYRIVDGLAMQSTWASYNFEFALEFSWCS encoded by the coding sequence ATGGAACGCTATTTGTTAAATGTACTTCACTCGTCTCTGCACATTAAACAATTCAAGCAAATTCACGGCCTCATCGTAACAAATTATCCTGCTCTTACTCCATTTTTTGTGCAGGGGCTTCTTCGTTTATCTATTGTTGTATATGCTCGCCAAGTGTTTGATAGAATTCCTCAACCAAGTAAAATCCTTTATGATTCCCTCATTTCTAAGTATTCTAAGCTTTCTTTGTACAAAGAAGCTTTAGAAGCGTTTGTTTTGATGCATGATAGTGGTACCCGGATGGTATGTTCCACAATTCCGCCTGTTATGAAGTCCTGCACTTCTTTATTGGCTGGTGAATTAGCCAATGAGATTCATTCGTTAATAGTAAAATACGGGTTTAGCTCGGATGTTTTTGTTCAGACTCCTTTGATGGATTTTTATGCCAAAATTGGTAATATAGATTCCGcaaagaaagtttttgatgaGATTTTCGTGAAGGATCCAATCTGCTATAATTGTTTGATTTCAGGGTATTCCAAGTCCGGCGATGTTGTGGCAGCGCAGCGGCTATTTGATGAGATGAGTGAGAGAACTGTTGTTTCATGGAATTCTATGATTTCTTGCTATGCAAACAATGGGCATTATCGTGAGGGTTTGAGGATGTTTGAGAGGATGCAAGTTGAGAGGTTTCGCCCTAACGAAATTAGTGTAGCCACTGTACTCTCTATATGTGCTAAGCTTAGGGATTTGGAAATGGGGTTGAGAGTTAAGAAGTTTATTGATGAGAACAATTTACATATAAATATGATAGTTTCTACTGCATTGTTGGAAATGTATGTGAAATGTGGGGCTGTTGATGATGCACGTCAGGAGTTTGAACGCATGGACAGAAGAGATGTTGTTGCTTGGAGTGCCATGATTGCTGGTTATGCCCAAAATGGGAGACCTAGTGAGGCCTTAGAACTCTTTGAAAGCCTGAAAAGCAAACAGATTAAGCCTAATGATGTTGCACTTGTTAGTGTTCTATCTGCATGCTCTCAATTGGGCTCATTGGAAGCTGGTGAGCGCATTGGCAACTATGTAGAGAGTCAAGGCTTTCTCTTTAATGTTTATGTGGCCTCAGCACTATTAGATATGTACTCCAAGTGTGGAAATATTAGTAAGGCTcgtcaaattttcaatcataTGCCTCAGAAAGATGTTGTTAGTTGGAACTCAATGATTGTAGGTCTAGCAGCTAATGGTTTTGCGAAGGAAGCAATTAatctttttgagaaaatgaaagaaattagaGTGAAACCAAATGATATAACATTTGTGGGGATATTGACAGCTTGCACCCATGCAGGCCTTCTTGAATTGGGGCTTAGGATTTTCAGAAGCATGAAATCGGATCATGAGATTACTCCAACTATAGAACATTATGCTTGTGTTGTTGACCTATTTTGTAGATCTGGGAAATTGAAAGATGCCCATGAGTTCATATGTAGAATGGAAGTGGAGCCCAATGTTGTGATATGGGGCACCTTATTGAGTGCTTCTAGAATCCATTCGAATCTAGAACTTGCTGAGTTCTCCGTCAAGAAATTACTAGAACTTGAGCCTGAGAATTCTGGGAACTATATCCTTCTTTCTAATATATATGCAAGTGCTGGCAGATGGGAAGAATCCTTGACAGTGcgaaatttgatgaaaattaaCAGAGTGCAGAAAACCTCTGCATATAGTTGGATAGAAATGGATAATAAAGTGCATAAGTTTTTAGTTGGTGACACATCCCACCCTAGATCTAATGATGTTTATCGCATTGTCGATGGGTTGGCAATGCAGTCGACTTGGGCTagttataattttgaatttgcatTGGAATTTTCATGGTGCTCATAG